A region from the Nostoc sp. HK-01 genome encodes:
- a CDS encoding nuclease, whose amino-acid sequence MQIATVLGRFGFWTRKIAILTCLLLLVSCQAKSQPADNQMLVKVARVVSGQSLEVLGMGEQQNFASPVRLIGIDAPDLRQNPWGDEARQSLEKLIGGIEQSIKLEFDIENKDKLGRTLAYVWKDNQLLNEQIVKQGYALFVGRSPNHKYDQRLERAQQWARIMGEGIWNPENPMRQTPAEFRFLNR is encoded by the coding sequence ATGCAAATCGCTACAGTTTTAGGGCGTTTTGGGTTTTGGACGCGAAAAATAGCTATATTAACCTGCTTATTACTACTGGTAAGTTGTCAAGCCAAAAGTCAACCCGCAGATAATCAAATGTTGGTGAAAGTGGCGCGTGTGGTAAGTGGGCAAAGTTTAGAAGTGTTGGGAATGGGTGAACAACAGAATTTTGCCTCCCCAGTGCGGTTAATTGGGATTGATGCGCCAGATTTGCGACAAAACCCCTGGGGAGATGAAGCTAGACAAAGCTTAGAAAAGTTAATTGGGGGGATAGAACAATCAATAAAACTAGAGTTTGATATTGAAAATAAAGATAAACTGGGGCGAACACTGGCTTATGTCTGGAAAGATAATCAGTTATTAAACGAACAAATAGTCAAACAAGGATATGCGCTATTTGTTGGGCGATCGCCTAATCACAAATACGACCAACGCCTAGAACGCGCCCAACAGTGGGCAAGAATTATGGGAGAAGGGATTTGGAACCCAGAAAACCCTATGCGTCAAACTCCGGCAGAGTTTCGCTTTTTGAATCGATGA